One Manihot esculenta cultivar AM560-2 chromosome 18, M.esculenta_v8, whole genome shotgun sequence genomic window carries:
- the LOC110606778 gene encoding LOW QUALITY PROTEIN: DExH-box ATP-dependent RNA helicase DExH12-like (The sequence of the model RefSeq protein was modified relative to this genomic sequence to represent the inferred CDS: deleted 1 base in 1 codon), producing the protein MAHLGGGAEAHARFKQYEYRANSSLVLTTDSRPRDTHEPTGEPESLWGKIDPKSFGDRAYRGRPPELDEKIKKSKKKKERDSLSEPVPSRQAKKRRLREESVLTSTEEGVYQPKTKETRAAYEAMLSIIQQHLGGQPLNIVSAAADEILAVLKNESVKTPDKKKEIEKLLNPIPNHVFDQLVSIGRLITDFQDGGDAAGPAVANGDDALDDDVGVAVEFDEDNEDDEEESDLDAVPDEAEEDDDVAEPNGSGAMQMGGGIDDEDMQDANEGMGLNVQDIDAYWLQRKISQAYEQQIDPQQCQKLAEEVLKILAEGDDREVENKLLVHLQFEKFSLIKFLLRNRLKIVWCTRLARAKDQEERKLIEEEMMNSGRDLVAILEQLHATRATAKERQKNLEKSIREEARRLKDESGEDGDRDRRGLVDRDMDNGWVKGQPQLLDLDSIAFEQGGLLMANKKCDLPVGSYRHQSKGYEEVHVPALKPKPVAPDEKLVKISDMPDWAQPAFKGMQQLNRVQSRVYETALFKADNVLLCAPTGAGKTNVAVLTILQQIALNRNPDGSFNHGNYKIVYVAPMKALVAEVVGNLSNRLQEYGVKVRELSGDQTLTRQQIEETQIIVTTPEKWDIITRKSGDRTYTQLVKLLIIDEIHLLHDNRGPVLESIVARTVRQIETTKEHIRLVGLSATLPNFEDVALFLRVDIERGLFHFDNSYRPVPLSQQYIGITVKKPLQRFQLMNDICYEKVMTVAGKHQVLIFVHSRKETAKTARAIRDAALANDTLGRFLREDSASREILQSHTDMVKSNDLKDLLPYGFAVHHAGMTRVDRQLVEDLFADGHVQVLVSTATLAWGVNLPAHTVIIKGTQIYNPEKGAWTELSPLDVMQMLGRAGRPQYDSYGEGIIITGHSELQYYLSLMNQQLPIESQFVSKLADQLNAEIVLGTVQNARDACNWLGYTYLYVRMLRNPTLYGLAPDVLTRDITLEVRRADLIHSAATILDKNNLVKYDRKSGYFQVTDLGRIASYYYITHGTISTYNEHLKPTMGDIELCRLFSLSEEFKYVTVRQDEKMELAKLLDRVPIPIKESLEEPSAKINVLLQAYISQLKLEGLSLTSDMVFITQSAGRLMRALFEIVLKRGWAQLAEKALNLCKMVNKRMWSVQTPLRQFSGIPNEILMKLEKKDLAWERYYDLSSQEIGELIRFPKMGRTLHKFIHQFPKLNLAAHVQPITRTVLRVELTITPDFQWEDKVHGYVEPFWVIVEDNDGECILHYEYFMLKKQYIDEDHTLNFTVPIYEPLPPQYFIRVVSDKWLGSQTVLPVSFRHLILPEKYPPPTELLDLQPLPVTALRNPSYEALYQDFKHFNPVQTQVFTVLYNTDDNVLVAAPTGSGKTICAEFALLRNYQKGPDSVMRAVYIAPLEAIAKERYHDWERKFGRGLGMRIVELTGETATDLKLLEKGQIIISTPEKWDALSRRWKQRKYVQQVSLFIIDELHLIGGQGGPVLEVIVSRMRYIASQIENKIRIVALSSSLANAKDLGEWIGATSHGLFNFPPGVRPVPLEIHIQGVDIANFEARIQAMTKPTYTAIVQHAKNEKPAIVFVPTRKHVRLTAVDLMTYSSVDSGEKPAFLLRSSEELEPFVGKIQDEMLRATLLHGVGYLHEGLGSLDQEVVSQLFEAGWIQVCVMSSSMCWGVPLSAHLVVVMGTQYYDGRENAHTDYPVTDLLQMMGHASRPLLDNSGKCVILCHAPRKEYYKKFLYEAFPVESHLHHFLHDNFNAEIVAGVVENKQDAVDYLTWTFMYRRLTQNPNYYNLQGVGHRHLSDHLSELVENTLSDLEAGKCVAIEDDMDLSPLNLGMIASYYYISYTTIERFSSSLTPKTRMKGLLEILASASEYALLPIRPGEEEVLRRLINHQRFSFENPRYADPHVKANVLLQAHFSRQSVGGNLALDQREVLLSASRLLQAMVDVISSNGWLSLALLAMEVSQMVTQGMWERDSMLLQLPHFTKELAKKCQENPRKSIETVFDLVEMEDDERRELLQMSDSQLLDIVRFCNRFPNIDMSYEVMDGEHVKAGEDITLLVTLERDLEGRTDVGTVDAPRYPKAKEEGWWLVVGDTKSNQLLAIKRVSLQRKSKVKLEFAAPSEAGRKSYTLYFMCDSYLGCDQEYGFSVDVKEAGGSDEDCARE; encoded by the exons ATGGCGCACCTTGGCGGTGGTGCGGAAGCACACGCCCGATTTAAGCAGTATGAGTATCGAGCAAACTCTAGTTTGGTCCTTACCACCGACTCTCGCCCGCGTGACACCCATGAGCCCACCGGTGAGCCCGAGTCGCTTTGGGGCAAGATTGATCCTAAAAGCTTCGGTGACCGTGCTTATAGAGGCAGACCTCCTGAGTTAGACGAGAAGATTAAGAAAtctaagaagaagaaggagcgTGACTCACTCTCAGAGCCTGTTCCCAGTCGCCAAGCTAAGAAGCGtcgcctcagagaagagagtgTACTCACTTCTACGGAGGAAGGCGTTTACCAGCCCAAAACAAAGGAGACTAGAGCTGCATATGAGGCCATGCTCAGCATCATTCAACAGCATTTGGGTGGTCAGCCTCTCAATATTGTTAGCGCAGCTGCTGATGAGATTTTGGCTGTCCTCAAGAATGAATCCGTTAAGACCCCTGACAAGAAGAAGGAGATTGAGAAGTTGTTGAATCCTATTCCCAATCATGTGTTCGATCAGCTTGTTTCTATTGGCAGGCTTATAACTGATTTCCAAGACGGGGGTGATGCTGCAGGGCCTGCTGTGGCCAACGGTGATGATGcccttgatgatgatgtgggtgTGGCTGTTGAGTTTGATGAAGACAACGAGGATGATGAAGAAGAGAGCGATCTTGATGCTGTTCCCGACGAGgcagaagaagatgatgatgtgGCAGAGCCTAATGGTTCAGGGGCAATGCAGATGGGTGGTGGAATCGATGATGAAGACATGCAGGATGCAAATGAGGGCATGGGCCTTAATGTGCAGGATATTGATGCCTATTGGCTGCAAAGGAAGATCTCACAAGCTTATGAACAACAGATTGACCCTCAACAGTGCCAAAAATTGGCAGAGGAGGTGCTTAAAATACTTGCCGAGGGTGATGACAGGGAAGTTGAAAACAAGTTGCTCGTGCATCTCCAGTTTGAAAAGTTCAGCCTCATTAAATTTCTTTTGCGTAACAGGCTGAAGATTGTATGGTGTACCCGATTGGCAAGGGCGAAAGATCAAGAGGAGAGAAAACTGATCGAGGAGGAAATGATGAATTCGGGTCGAGATTTGGTAGCAATTTTGGAGCAGTTGCACGCTACAAGAGCAACAGCAAAAGAGAGACAAAAAAACCTGGAGAAGAGTATAAGAGAAGAGGCTCGCCGGCTCAAGgatgagagtggtgaagacggtGATAGGGATAGGAGGGGGCTTGTTGATAGAGATATGGACAATGGTTGGGTGAAAGGTCAGCCCCAGTTGCTTGATCTAGATAGCATTGCTTTTGAGCAAGGTGGTCTTTTGATGGCAAATAAAAAATGTGATCTTCCCGTTGGTTCCTACAGACACCAAAGCAAGGGTTATGAAGAAGTTCATGTGCCAGCCTTGAAGCCTAAACCAGTAGCACCTGATGAGAAGCTGGTGAAGATATCTGACATGCCAGACTGGGCACAACCGGCTTTCAAAGGGATGCAACAGTTGAACAGGGTGCAGAGTAGAGTGTACGAGACTGCCCTTTTTAAGGCAGATAATGTC CTTCTTTGTGCCCCTACTGGGGCAGGGAAGACTAATGTTGCAGTACTCACCATACTTCAGCAAATTGCATTGAATAGGAATCCAGATGGTTCATTTAACCATGGCAACTATAAGATAGTCTATGTTGCACCTATGAAAGCTCTTGTGGCTGAAGTTGTTGGTAATTTGTCAAATCGATTGCAGGAGTATGGTGTCAAGGTTAGGGAGCTAAGTGGAGACCAGACATTGACACGTCAACAAATTGAAGAAACTCAAATTATTGTGACTACCCCTGAGAAATGGGACATTATTACCCGAAAGTCTGGGGATCGCACTTACACACAGCTTGTGAAACTTCTTATTATTGATGAAATTCATCTCCTCCATGATAACAGAGGACCTGTGCTTGAGAGTATAGTTGCTAGAACTGTGAGGCAAATTGAAACAACAAAAGAACACATCCGGCTGGTGGGATTATCTGCTACACTGCCTAATTTTGAAGACGTGGCTCTCTTTTTAAGGGTTGATATTGAAAGAGGACTCTTCCATTTTGATAATAGCTATAGACCTGTTCCTCTTTCTCAACAGTACATTGGAATCACAGTGAAGAAGCCACTGCAGAGGTTTCAGTTGATGAATGATATCTGTTATGAGAAGGTAATGACTGTAGCAGGAAAGCATCAAGTTCTTATTTTTGTCCACTCTAGAAAGGAAACAGCAAAGACAGCTCGTGCAATTCGGGATGCTGCACTTGCTAATGATACTCTTGGTAGATTCTTAAGGGAAGATAGTGCAAGCCGGGAGATTCTGCAAAGTCATACGGATATGGTCAAAAGCAATGATCTGAAAGATCTGTTGCCCTATGGTTTTGCAGTTCATCATGCTGGAATGACAAGGGTTGACCGTCAACTTGTTGAAGATCTTTTTGCAGATGGGCATGTACAAGTGCTGGTTTCCACTGCAACTCTTGCTTGGGGTGTTAACTTGCCTGCTCATACTGTGATTATCAAAGGGACTCAGATTTACAATCCAGAAAAAGGAGCGTGGACTGAGCTAAGTCCTTTGGATGTTATGCAGATGCTTGGTCGTGCAGGAAGGCCTCAATATGATTCTTACGGAGAAGGAATTATCATCACTGGCCACAGTGAACTTCAGTACTACCTGTCTTTAATGAATCAACAGCTTCCTATTGAAAGTCAGTTTGTATCCAAACTGGCCGATCAATTGAATGCAGAAATTGTTCTTGGAACCGTTCAAAATGCTAGAGACGCCTGCAATTGGCTTGGCTATACTTACTTGTATGTCCGTATGCTGCGAAATCCTACTCTATATGGCTTAGCACCAGATGTTCTCACCAGAGATATTACATTGGAGGTGAGGAGGGCTGATTTG ATTCATTCTGCTGCAACTATCTTGGACAAAAATAATCTGGTCAAGTATGACAGGAAAAGTGGATATTTCCAGGTCACTGACTTGGGTcgcattgctagctattactaTATAACTCATGGGACCATATCCACATATAATGAGCATCTGAAGCCAACAATGGGGGACATAGAGCTATGCCGTCTGTTCTCACTAAGTGAAGAATTTAAATATGTAACAGTGAGACAAGATGAGAAGATGGAACTGGCAAAGCTTTTGGACCGTGTTCCAATTCCAATCAAGGAAAGTCTGGAAGAGCCTAGTGCTAAGATTAACGTCTTGCTTCAAGCCTATATTTCACAGCTTAAGCTTGAAGGGCTTTCCCTGACATCAGACATGGTGTTCATAACTCAG AGTGCTGGCCGTCTTATGCGAGCTCTTTTTGAGATTGTCTTGAAAAGGGGATGGGCACAATTAGCCGAGAAGGCTCTGAATTTGTGTAAAATGGTGAACAAGAGGATGTGGAGTGTCCAAACACCCCTGCGTCAATTCAGTGGGATCCCAAATGAAATTCTGATGAAGTTGGAGAAGAAAGATTTGGCTTGGGAAAGATATTATGACCTTTCATCACAGGAAATTGGTGAGCTCATTCGTTTCCCAAAGATGGGAAGAACATTGCATAAGTTCATTCACCAATTCCCAAAGCTCAACCTGGCAGCACATGTTCAACCAATCACTCGTACAGTGTTGAGGGTTGAACTTACTATAACACCAGATTTTCAGTGGGAGGACAAAGTTCATGGATATGTGGAGCCATTTTGGGTCATTGTGGAAGATAATGATGGTGAATGCATTCTGCATTATGAGTACTTTATGTTGAAGAAGCAGTACATTGATGAGGACCACACATTGAACTTCACAGTGCCAATTTATGAGCCATTGCCACCTCAATATTTCATCCGTGTTGTGTCAGATAAATGGCTCGGGTCACAAACTGTTTTACCTGTTTCTTTTAGGCATCTCATTTTACCAGAAAAGTATCCTCCACCCACAGAGTTACTGGATTTGCAACCTCTGCCTGTGACTGCTTTGAGGAATCCGtcatatgaagctctttatcaggattttaaacattttaatccTGTCCAAACTCAGGTCTTTACTGTTCTATATAATACAGATGACAATGTATTGGTTGCTGCACCAACAGGGAGTGGAAAAACCATATGTGCTGAATTTGCTCTATTGAGGAATTATCAGAAGGGACCTGATAGTGTAATGCGTGCTGTTTATATTGCACCTCTTGAAGCAATTGCTAAGGAACGCTATCATGATTGGGAGAGAAAGTTTGGTCGAGGTCTTGGCATGCGCATTGTTGAATTGACTGGAGAAACAGCGACAGATTTAAAACTTCTTGAAAAGGGTCAAATAATTATCAGCACTCCAGAAAAATGGGATGCTTTGTCTCGTCGCTGGAAACAGCGGAAGTATGTGCAGCAGGTTAGTCTGTTTATCATTGATGAGCTCCACCTAATTGGTGGGCAAGGAGGTCCTGTCTTGGAGGTTATTGTTTCTAGAATGAGATATATTGCTAGTCAGATAGAGAACAAGATTCGAATTGTGGCATTGTCATCTTCTCTTGCAAATGCCAAGGATCTCGGAGAATGGATAGGAGCCACTTCCCATGGCCTTTTCAATTTCCCTCCTGGGGTGCGTCCTGTCCCCTTAGAAATACACATTCAGGGAGTAGATATTGCCAATTTTGAAGCAAGGATACAGGCCATGACAAAACCAACATACACTGCAATAGTCCAACATGCCAAAAATGAAAAGCCTGCTATTGTGTTTGTTCCAACGAGGAAGCATGTGCGACTCACTGCAGTGGATCTGATGACATACTCAAGTGTGGACAGTGGAGAGAAACCTGCTTTTTTGTTGCGGTCCTCAGAAGAGCTGGAACCATTTGTTGGCAAGATTCAGGATGAAATGTTGAGGGCCACTTTGCTTCATGGGGTTGGTTACTTGCACGAGGGCTTGGGTAGTTTGGATCAAGAAGTTGTGTCACAGCTGTTTGAAGCTGGGTGGATTCAGGTTTGTGTCATGAGCAGCTCAATGTGTTGGGGAGTGCCCTTGTCAGCGCATTTGGTGGTTGTGATGGGAACTCAATATTATGATGGGCGTGAAAATGCTCATACTGATTACCCTGTTACAGATCTCTTGCAGATGATGGGTCATGCCAGTCGACCTCTACTAGATAACTCTGGGAAGTGTGTCATCCTCTGCCATGCACCTCGTAAAGAGTATTACAAGAAATTCTTATATGAAGCTTTCCCTGTAGAAAGCCATTTGCATCATTTCCTGCATGACAATTTTAATGCAGAAATAGTTGCTGGAGTTGTTGAAAACAAGCAAGATGCAGTAGATTATCTTACTTGGACATTTATGTATAGGCGTCTCACTCAGAATCCTAATTACTACAATCTCCAGGGAGTTGGTCATAGACATCTTTCTGATCACCTTTCGGAGCTTGTTGAGAACACATTAAGTGATCTAGAAGCAGGTAAATGTGTTGCTATTGAGGACGACATGGACCTCTCTCCACTGAATCTTGGCATGATAGCATCATACTACTACATCAGTTATACTACTATTGAGCGTTTTAGTAGTTCTTTGACTCCCAagacaaggatgaagggtcttcTGGAAATTCTGGCTTCAGCTTCGGAGTATGCCCTTCTTCCTATACGACCTGGAGAGGAAGAGGTGCTTCGGCGGCTGATCAATCACCAGAGGTTCTCATTTGAGAATCCCCGTTATGCTGATCCACATGTGAAGGCAAATGTACTGCTACAAGCCCATTTCTCAAggcagtctgtgggtggaaaccTTGCACTGGACCAACGAGAGGTGCTTCTTTCAGCCAGTAGATTGCTCCAAGCAATGGTTGATGTCATTTCAAGCAATGGCTGGTTAAGCCTTGCTCTTCTTGCTATGGAAGTTAGCCAGATGGTGACTCAGGGGATGTGGGAGCGTGATTCGATGCTTTTACAGCTTCCACACTTCACAAAGGAATTGGCGAAAAAATGCCAAGAGAATCCTAGAAAGAGTATAGAGACAGTATTTGATTTGGTAGAGATGGAAGATGATGAAAGGCGGGAGCTTCTCCAGATGTCAGATTCACAGTTGCTGGATATTGTGAGGTTCTGCAACCGCTTCCCCAACATTGATATGTCGTATGAGGTGATGGATGGTGAGCATGTGAAGGCTGGAGAAGATATTACTTTGCTGGTTACTCTGGAACGGGATCTAGAAGGGAGGACAGACGTGGGAACCGTTGATGCTCCCAGGTATCCTAAAGCCAAAGAAGAAGGCTGGTGGCTTGTTGTTGGTGATACCAAGAGCAACCAGTTGCTTGCCATCAAGAGGGTTTCTCTCCAAAGGAAGTCAAAGGTGAAGCTTGAGTTCGCTGCCCCCTCAGAAGCTGGAAGGAAATCATACACACTATATTTCATGTGTGATTCTTATCTGGGCTGTGACCAAGAATATGGCTTCAGCGTCGATGTCAAAGAAGCAGGTGGTTCAGATGAGGACTGCGCGAGAGAGTAA
- the LOC110605906 gene encoding bZIP transcription factor 60, producing the protein MEDPEFQEDDILLKLDFDDLGRLDWDNLFTGLPEASPPSLQASSSPANFCNSSPDSVSSWIGQLENILMKDDDNSVAVEPTQQLSNDFLADILVDSPPAVSAEVVDAATNRDSSASDNGIGSASEREKDRKKVVDDGAEVRSDGQDPQDPSSKKRRRQLRNRDAALRSRERKKMYVRDLEIKSRYLEGECRRLGRLLQCVIAENQALHISLQKGNAFGVTSAKQESAVLLLESLLLGSLLWFLGIMCLFTQLRLPHSTPVPVSLENREKEVPEGGEGSKMFTPLLILSFVSSRRCKASRTRMKPRFIFIGDLTY; encoded by the exons ATGGAGGATCCGGAATTTCAAGAAGATGACATTCTCCTGAAACTCGATTTCGATGACCTCGGCCGTCTTGATTGGGACAATCTCTTTACTGGCTTACCTGAAGCCTCACCTCCTTCGCTCCAGGCATCATCTTCTCCGGCTAATTTCTGCAACTCCTCCCCTGATTCTGTATCTTCTTGGATCGGCCAACTCGAGAACATCTTGATGAAGGACGACGATAATTCTGTTGCTGTAGAGCCTACCCAGCAGTTATCCAACGATTTTTTGGCTGATATTCTTGTTGATTCTCCTCCCGCTGTTTCCGCTGAAGTTGTCGATGCTGCCACCAACAGGGACTCCAGTGCTTCCGATAATGGAATTGGTAGTGCTTCGGAGAGGGAAAAGGATAGGAAGAAGGTGGTTGATGATGGAGCTGAGGTGAGAAGCGACGGTCAGGATCCCCAGGATCCGAGCTCTAAGAAACGGAGAAG GCAGTTGAGAAATAGGGATGCAGCTCTTAGATcaagagaaaggaagaagatgtatgTGAGGGATCTGGAAATCAAGAGTAGGTATTTGGAAGGGGAATGCAGAAGACTGGGGCGGTTGCTTCAGTGTGTTATTGCAGAGAATCAAGCTCTACATATTAGTCTGCAGAAGGGCAATGCATTTGGTGTTACCTCGGCCAAGCAGGAGTCTGCTGTGCTCTTGTTGG AATCCCTGCTGTTGGGTTCCCTGCTTTGGTTCCTGGGCATCATGTGCCTGTTCACTCAGCTCAGACTTCCACATTCAACTCCAGTGCCAGTTTCACTGGAAAACCGGGAAAAGGAAGTACCAGAAGGAGGGGAAGGAAGTAAGATGTTCACACCCTTGCTGATACTATCTTTTGTGAGTAGTAGGAGGTGCAAAGCATCAAGGACAAGGATGAAACCAAGATTCATTTTCATTGGAGACTTGACTTATTGA